Below is a genomic region from Telopea speciosissima isolate NSW1024214 ecotype Mountain lineage unplaced genomic scaffold, Tspe_v1 Tspe_v1.0301, whole genome shotgun sequence.
CGAATCAACTTATTGGTCTCATGGTATATCTCAGTATAGAGGATGATACCAGAGATCTGTATTTGTTTATAAACTCTCCCGGCGGATGGGTAATACCCGGAATAGCTATTTATGATACTATGCAATTTGTGCCACCAGATGTGCATACAATATGCATGGGATTAGCCGCTTCAATGGGATCTTTTATCCTGGTCGGAGGAGAAATTACCAAACGTCTAGCATTCCCTCACGCTTGGCGCcaatgagtttttttatttgtatttgagaaaaaaaaaagaagactatGCCTTCGCCATATGGAATAATAAGTAATAATAGCATGGCACTTCGAGTTCGATAGAAGCAAACCTTTATTGTTTTTTCATAACATGAGATTATGTATCGAGAGAGTAGTATGAGACAAAGGTTATTTCCGATTTGATCGTATCTATCGGGGGTCCATTTCAGCGTCacaaacttttttcttttttgttttcacaCCAGAAGTCTCTTTCCAATATTTATGTTATGAAAGAGTACGAAAAAAAAACAGGATCATTTTTTCGTTAATTGTTCAAACCAGAAAGAAACTTTGGGATTGCTGAATCACAGACGAAATAAATCTATAAAGCAACGGAACCATCATAGTATTTTTGGAACTCCTCTCTCTGAAAAGAAGGGTGGTAAATGGAATGGATCATCTAGCGATCGGGATCTGATAGATCggatttctctctttcttcgaTGGAAGGGAAAAGTCACCTCCATTGTAGAGCCGTATGCAATGCGCAAAAAATGCCTGTACGGTTGTTcaattctatcttttttttcttcttggtatTCTTTATCTCTTCCCTTCGCCCCATGATGTGAGATAGAAAAACTTTTCATTATGTTATATCATCAGGGTAATGATACACCAACCTGCTAGTTCTTTTTATGAGGCACAAACAGGAGAATTTGTCCTGGAAGCGGAAGAGCTACTTAAACTCCGTGAAACCCTCACAAGGGTTTATGTACAAAGAACGGGAAAGCCCTTATGGGTTGTATCCGAAGACATGGAAAGGGATGTTTTTATGTCAGCAACAGAAGCCCAAGCTCATGGAATTGTTGATCTTGTCGCGGTCGAAAATGGCGGTGATTTCACGTAAACCCGCGATTCCATTTCGAACCATAACATAGTTCAAATGAACCGAACCTTGCTTTGATATTTTATCTTCTTACCGGGGTAAAGTAAAATATTATAGGAAATGGGAGTAATTCGTAATCATCCGGTTAGGATCGATCTAAACCAGCCCCATTCTATTCTGTATACGATTCAGCATGCCAACTATTAAACAACTTATTAGAAACACAAGACAGCCAATCAGAAATGTCACGAAATCCCCCGCGCTTCGGGGATGTCCTCAGCGCCGAGGAACCTGTACTAGGGTGTATGTGTGACTCGTTCAAATTAGGATAGAATCGAAAAGCCCTATTCACTATCTAAAACTAAAAGTCAAAGGCAAAAGATCTATCATATACCTCTATTCTGTATGAAATTTATGGTTTCCATTGGTGCAAATCCAATCACCTCCATTTGAGATGAGAAGCAATTCCCCATTGGTAGCAAATGGTTATCCATTAAGCGGGGAAATAATATTTAAGATTAAGAAGCAGAAGAATTATGCTCCTACTCTTGCAAGAACGGACTAACAGGGTCAGCTACCTAGCCAACCTTCATAATTAAATGCCGTTACTGTATAGGTAGATCTCATtgtgaaaagacctaattactgGATAATTCATGGGTAGAGCCAAAGGGTGTGAACTGTACAAGTTACCAATAATATTCATTAAATGAGGGAAGGGCTCCGGCGTATAGAGGGGACCTCACCGTTTAAGAAGTAACCATAGAAACGATGGAACCCACTAATTTTTTTATCCATTTAGATacaattattttctttcttatttttttttttttttgatacctAGTATTGATAGAATTTTGTATTTCGAGGAgaaatgtttgaaaaaaaatcgTGGTTGGGAAGGTCATAGTAGCAAAAGCtattggaatttttattttatacatCGGAAGAATCCGTTTTGTTATTAATAGAccggaagaagggaaaagaatgactgaaagaaaagaaataaattttcaatTAGTTATTCATCAAAGTTTAATTTGATTCAATGACCAGAACTAGACGAGGATATATAGCTCGGAGACGTAGGACAAAAATTCGTTTATTTGCATCAACCTTTCGAGGGGCTCATTCAAGACTTACTCGAACAACTACTCAACAAAAAATGCCTCGATTTGGTACCGCTCTCGCGGCCTGCACCGAAACAGTGCTTTACCCCTAGATGTCCAGTCAACTGCTGCGCCTCAACGCATTTCAGGGAGAACCAGCTAGCTCTGGGTTCGAGTGGCATTTCACCCCTAACCACAACTCATCCGCTGATTCTTCAACATCAGTCGGTTTGGACCTCCACTTAGTTTCACCCAAGCTTCATCCTGGTCATGGATAGATCACCCAGGTTCGGGTCCATAAGCAGTGACAATTGCCCTATGAAGACTCGCTTTCGCTACGGCTCCGGTGGGTTCCCTTAACCAAGCCACTTGCCTATGAGTCGCGGCTCATTCTTCAACAGCACGCGGTCGAGCCCTGGTCTCCTCCCCCGCTTGGGAGCTTACGGTTTCATGTTCTATTTCACTCCCCGATGGGGGTTCTTTTCACCCTTCCCTCACGGTACTACTTCGCTATCGGTCACCCAGGAGTATTTAGCCTTGCAAGGTGGTCCTTGCTGATTCACATGGGATTCCACGTGCCCCATGCTACTCGGGTCGAGCGTAAGCTAGTGATGCTTTCGACTCTTGGACTCTCGCCATCTAGGTGCAGTACTCCACCGCTTCGCCTAGCGAAGACGACGCTTGTATTGCTCTCCCACAACCCCGTTTTCACGGTTTAGGCTGCTCCCATTTCGCTCGCCGCTACTACGGGAATcgcttttgctttcttttcctctggCTACTAAGATGTTTCAGATTCGCAGGTTGTCTCTTGCCTGCCCATGGATTCAGCAGCGATTCGAAAGGTTGACCTATTCGGGAATCTCCGGATCTATGCTTATTTTCAACTCCCCGAAGCATTTCGCGTAACACTACGCCCTTCCTCGTCTCTCGGGTGCCTAGGTATCCACCGTAAGCCTTTCCTCGTTTGAACCTCGCGTTAACTTTAAGGCTATGCCATCCTAAGGTGCTTGCTAAATGGAAGGATCTTATCAACGTCCATGAATGATAAATCATAGATCGAATCGCCGAATCGGAAAAATTAGGTGCTATCATATACCTTTGTATCGGCTAAGTTCATGAGCTGGAGATAAGCGGACTCGAACGTGACATCCGCCACAGGGTAAACCACCGCCTCTCGGGCCTCCCGACTGATTCTACCATAGAGGCCAACGATAGACAATAACTCCCCCGAACACGACTTACAACTTTCATCGTCTGTGCTCTCCAAAGAGCAACTCTTCTCAAAATCTCAAAAGGTGTTGAGTTGTAATCCCATTCTAAGGATTCTTGTGGTTCTGGACAATCCAGCTACAGGAGAACCAGGAACGGAGAGCTTTCCCCCCTTTTCCGCCCGACTCTTTGGTCTTATGAATGCTGGTTTTAAGAATGAGTGATTGCCCTTCTCCGACCCTTACTGCCCAACTGAGAGCGGACAACTAATGCGTTCCACTTATTGAACAGGGTTCTATGGTCGGTCCGTGACCCCTGGATGCCGGCGTCCTTGGGGTGATCTCGTAGTTCCTACGGGGTGGAGACGATGGGGTCGGTCCATggattttccttccttttgcCGCATTTCGCTCAAAGGGTTGAAGGGAGATAGTGCATCAAGCTGTTCGCAAGGGCCAACTTGATCCTCTTCCCCAGGCCGTCACAGACTAATATGAGGGAACCCTAGGAGAGCCGCCGACTCCAACTACCGTCCATGTACGATCCATACTAGATCGACCAATTGCCCATCCTACCTCCTCTACGTTCTTGACAGCCCATCTTTGTCTCAGTAGAGTCTTTGAGTGGCATGTTTCGGTCCTCTTCCCCATTACTTAGAAAAATGAGCCACCGGTTCAGGTACAAGATACTATCATTACCCTGGACAATTAGACATCCAACCCATAATCGCAATGACCCAATTGCAAGAGCGGCGCTCTCCCAACGAGCTATATCCCCGAGCCAAGTGGAGCATGCATGAAGGAGTCGGatgcttcttctattcttttcaCTGGCGCAGCTGGGCCATCTTGGACTTGAACCGGAGACCTCGCCTGTGAAGTAAATCATCGCACCTATGATCCAACCAATTGGGAGAGAATCAATAGATTCTTTTCGGGAGCGATTCATCCTTCCCGAACGCAGACATACAACTCTCCGTTATCTGCGCTCTCAAGTGTGCTTGTTCCCCCCTTCTTCCTTACCATGGCAAGTCTTTGTGAAATAACTccgatgagaagaaaaaaagaaggcgTTAAGAGACCCTCCTGGCCCAACCCTAGACACTCTAAGATCCTTTTTCAAACCTATTTATACCAAGCATTCTTCTTATGGCTAGATCCAATCTCCTGGTCCCTGcggaaaggaaaaataatttcACGTTCTTCCTTTCGGGAAGGGAGGCTTGTCGACCTATTGATTGCAGCTTTCTCCGGACCTCCAGAAAAGCATAAAAAAAAGGCTCGAATGGTACGATCCCTCCGTCACCCCGAATGAAAGGGGTGATCTCGTAGTTCTTGGTCTGTGAAGATGCATTGTTAGGTGCTCCATTTTCCCATTCAGGCTGAACCTAAACCTGTGCTCGAGAGATAGCTGTCCATACACGATAAGGGATGTATGGATTCTCGAGAAGAGAGGAGCCATGGTGGTCCCCTCCCGGACCGCCCGGATCCCACAGTGAATAGAAAGTTGGATCTACATTGGATCTCACTGAATCGCCCCATCTATCCTCCCGAGGAGAAGTTTGGTTTCAAACTCCGGTTCGAACAGGAGGAGTACGCCATGCTAATGTGCCTTGGATGATCCACATCTCGGGTCAGGCGCTAATGAGCACATTGAACTATCCATGTGGTGAGAGCCCTCACGGCCCGCACAACGACGCAATTATCGGGCGCGTTCTACCACGAGCTAATAGCCCATCGTGCGGGCCTCCCACAGGGGCCCACTATGCCAAAAGTGAGAGAAACCCcatccctctctttcctttttgcgCCCCCATGTCGCCACACGGGAGGGACATGGGGACGTAAAAAGGGGGATCCTATCAACTTGTTCCGACCTAGGATAATAAGCTCATGAGCTTGGTCTTACTTCACCGTCGAGAAGCGAAGAAGACTTCCATCTCCAAGCTTAGCTCGGGCGTAGCTCGCTTCTTTTTGGGTGTGAAGCAGTGTCAAACCAAAATACCCAACAAGCATTAGCTCTCCCGAAAAGGAGTGATCCGGCCGCACCTTCGAGACGGCTACCTTGTTACGACTTCACTCCGGTCACTAGCCCCGCCTTGGCATCCCCCTCCTTGTGGTTAAGGTAACGACTTCGGGCATGGCCAGCTCCCATAGTGTGCCGGGTGATGTAAGGCCTGAGAATGAATTCACCATTGTATGGCTGACTGGCGATTAATAGCGATTCTGGCTTCATGCATGTAAGTTGCAGCCTCCAACCCAAATTGAGGACGAGTTTTTGAAGTTAGCTCACCCTTGTGGGATCGTGACCCTTTGTCCCGTCCATTGTAGCACGTGTGTCGCCTAGGGCATGAGGGGCATGATGACTTGACGTCATCCTCACCTTCCTCCGGCTTATCACAGGCAATCTGTTCAGGGTTCCAAACTCAACGGTGGCAACTAAACACGAGGGTTGCGCTCATTACGGGACTTAACCCAACACCTTACGGCACGAGCTGACGACAGCCATGCACCACCTGTGTCCGCGTTCCCGAAGGcacccctctctttcaagaggaTTCTCGGCATGTCAAGCCCTGGTAAGGTTCTTCGCTTTGCATCGAATTAAACCACATGCTCCACCGCTTGTGCGGGCCCCCGTCAATTCCTTTGAGTTTCATTCTTGCGAACGTACTCCCCAGGTGGGATACTTAACGCGTTAGCTACAGCATTGCACGGGTCGATACGCACATCGCCTAGTATCCATCGTTTACGGCTAGGACTACTGGGGTATCTAATCCCATTCGCTCCCCTAGCTTTCGTCTCTCAGTGCCAGTGTCGGCCCAGCAAAGTGCTTTCGCCGTTGGTGTTCTTTCCGATCTCTACGCATTTCACCGCTCCACCGAAAATTCCCTCTGCCCCTACCGTACTCCAGCTTGGTAGTTTCCACCGCCTGTCCAAGGTTGAGCCCTAGGATTTGACAGCAGACTTGAAAAGCCACCTACAGACGCTTTACGCCCAATCATTCCGGATAACGCTTGCATCCTCTCGTATTACAGCGACTCTTGGCACAAAGTTAGCCAATGCTTATTCCCGGATACCGTCATTGCTTCTTCTCGGGAAAAGAAGTTTACAACCCGTGGGCCGTCTTCCTCCACGCGGCATTGCTCCGTTAGGCTTTCGCCCATTGCGAAAAATTCCCCACTGCTTGCCTCCCGTAGGAGTCCGGGCCGTGTCTCGAGTCCCAGTGTGGCTGATCATCCTCTCGGACCAGCTCGATCATCGCCTTGGTAAGCTATTGCCTCACCAACTAGCTAATCGGAGCGAGCCCCTCCTTGGGCGGATTCCTCCTTTTGCTCCTCGGCCTACGGGGTATTAGCAGCAGTTTCGTGTTGTTCCCCTCCCAAGGGTAGGTTCTTAGGCGTTACTCACCCGTCCGCCACTGGAAACACCACTTCCCGTCCGACTTGCATGTGTTAAGCATGCCGCCAGCGTTCATCCTGAGCCAGGATCGAACACTCCATGAGATTCATAGTTGCATTACTTATAGCTTCCTTGTTCGTAGACAAAGCGGATTCGGAATTGTCGTTCATTCCAAGGCATAACTTGTATCCATGCGCTTCATATTCATCTGGAGTTCGCTCCAAGAAATATAGCCATCCCTGCCCCCCCACGTCAATCCCACGAGCCTCTTATCCATTCTCATTTGATCACGGCGGGGAGCAAGTCAAAATAGAAAAACTTACATTGGGTTTAGGGATAATCATGCTCGGCGATGACTTCCACCACGTCAAGGTGACACTCTACCGCTAAGTTATACCCCTTCCCCTGCCCCATCGAGAAATAGAACGACTAATCCTAAGGCAAAGGGTCGAGAAACTCAACTCCACTATTCTGAACAACTTGGAGCGGGCCTTCTTTTTGCACTATTACGGATACgaaaataatgggaaaaatgGGATTCAATTGTCACTGCTCCTATCGGAAATAGGATTGACTATGGATTTGAGCCATAGCACATAGTTTCATAAAATCCGTACGATTTTCCCGATCTAAATCGGCAGGTTTTACATGAAGAAGATTTTGCTCAGCATGTTCTATTCGATACGGATAGGAGAAGAACCCGACTCGGTATtgttaaaaaaagagaggaagcaTAACCAAGTCAACATGATACGGATCAACCCCTTCTTCTTGCGCCAAAGATCTTACCATTTCCGAAGGAACGGGAGTtacatctcttttccatttccattcaaGAGTTCTTTTCTTATGTGTTTCCACGCCCCTTTGAGACCTCGAAAAATGGACAAattccttttcttattcttaGGAACACATACAAGATTCGTCACTACACAAAGGATAATGGTAACCCCACCATTAACTACTTCATTTATGAATTTCATAGTAATAGAAATACATGTCCTACCGAGACAGAATTTGTAACTTGCTATCCTCTTGCCTAGCAGGCAAAGATTTACCTCCATGGAAAGGCTGATTCATTCGGATCGACATTAGGGTCCAACTACATTGCATTATGGGGGCATGATTGGGTAATACGCCAATTTGGCCACTATTAGTAGATAAAATGATTTCTTTCACTTCTGAATCCCACACAATTCGATTAGGAGTCAGTACACAAAGATTTAAGGTCATTTCTTCAAATTGCTCTCCATTTCTAAGTTCATAGCCTTCGCGGTAGCTTCATCGATGTTACCTACCAAATAAAAGGCCTGCTCAGGAAGACCATCTAATTCGCCGAAAAGGATCAGTTGAAAACCCCTAATTGTTTCTGCTAGACCAACATATTTCCCTGGAGAACCGGTAAATACTTCTACTACGAAGAAGGGTTGTGATAAGAAACGTTCAATTTTTCGTGCTCTTGCTACGGTTAAACGATCCTCTTCGGATAATTCGTCCAACCCAAGGATAGCTATAATGTCTTGAAGCTCTTTGTAACGTTGTAAAGTTTGCTTAACTCTTTGCGCAGTTTCATAATGTTCCTCACCAACGATCCGAGGTTGGAGCATAGTTGACGTTGAATCTAAAGGATCTACTGCTGGATAGATACCTTTGGCAGCCAATCCTCTTGATAGTACGGTAGTAGCGTCTAAATGTGCAAATGTCGTGGCAGGAGCAGGGTCGGTCAAATCGTCCGCAGGTACATAAACTGCTTGAATAGAAGTTATGGATCCTTCTTTGGTAGAAGTAATTCTTTCTTGCAAAGAACCCATTTCTGTACTAAGAGTAGGTTGATAACCCACAGCAGAAGGCATTCTGCCTAATAAAGCGGATACTTCGGATCCTGCTTGGACGAAATGGAAGATATTGTCGATAAATAGAAGTACGTCTTGTTCATTAACATCCCGGAAATACTCTGCCATAGTTAGGGCAGTCAAACCAACTCTCATACGAGCTCCCGGCGGTTCATTCATCTGACCATAGACTAGAGCTACTTTTGATTCTGTAATATTTTGTTCATTAATCACCCCAGATTCTTTCATTTCCATGTAAAGATCATTTCCTTCACGAGTACGTTCGCCTACTCCGCCAAATACAGATACACCGCCATGCGCTTTGGCAATGTTGTTGATCAATTCCATGATGAGTACGGTTTTACCCACCCCAGCTCCCCCGAATAGTCCAATTTTTCCTCCACGGCGATAGGGAGCTAAAAGATCCACTACCTTAATTCCTGTTTCAAAAATAGATAATTTGGTATCTAACTGTATAAAGGCAGGCGCGGATCTATGAATAGGAGATGTTGTGTGGGTATCTACAGGACCTAAATTATCAACAGGTTCTCCAAGAACATTGAAAATTCGTCCGAGAGTCGCTCCACCGACCGGAACACTTAGAGGAGCTCCCGTGTCAATCACTTCCATTCCCCTCATCAGGCCATCTGTAGCACTCATAGCTACAGCTCTAACTCAATTATTTCCTAATAATTGCTGTACCTCACAAGTCACATTAATTTGCTGGCCGACAGTATCTAGACCCTTAACTACCAAAGCATTGTAAATATTAGGCATCTTGCCCGGGGGAAAGGCTACATCCAGTATCGGACCAATGATTTGAGCGATACGCCCCAGGTTTTTTTCTTCAAGTGCGGAAACCCCAGGACCAGAAGTAGTAGGATTGAttctcataataataataaagtgaAATATGTCAAAAAAATTTACGAAAATTGACTAAtcgaaaataaattaaatgtcCGATAGCAAGTTGATCGGTTAATTCAATAAGAAACGGGAGTTCGTACTCAATTTCGTTGGTACCATCCAACCGAATCCAATTCAATCCTTTACTCATTCAATATTCAATGAGTgaatttgaaaattaaattc
It encodes:
- the LOC122647957 gene encoding ATP-dependent Clp protease proteolytic subunit — encoded protein: MPIGVPKVPFRSPGEEDAVWVDVYNRLHRERLLFLGQEVDSEISNQLIGLMVYLSIEDDTRDLYLFINSPGGWVIPGIAIYDTMQFVPPDVHTICMGLAASMGSFILVGGEITKRLAFPHAWVMIHQPASSFYEAQTGEFVLEAEELLKLRETLTRVYVQRTGKPLWVVSEDMERDVFMSATEAQAHGIVDLVAVENGGDFT